One stretch of Pseudomonas fluorescens Q2-87 DNA includes these proteins:
- the hutG gene encoding N-formylglutamate deformylase has protein sequence MEKVLNFKQGRVPLLISMPHAGLRLTPAVQAGLIPEAQSLPDTDWHIPRLYEFAAELGASTLAAEYSRFVVDLNRPADDKPMYVGATTGLYPATLFDGVPLFREGLEPSVEERATYLQQVWMPYHQALQQELARLKAEFGYALLFDAHSIRSVIPHLFDGKLPDFNLGTFNGASCDPALASQLEAICARHGAYTHVLNGRFKGGHITRHYGNPAEDIHAVQLELCQSTYMEEFEPFNYRADLAEPTQVVLKALLEGLLAWGRQTYKH, from the coding sequence GTGGAAAAGGTCCTGAATTTCAAGCAAGGGCGCGTGCCGCTGCTGATCAGCATGCCCCACGCCGGGCTGCGCCTGACACCGGCGGTGCAGGCCGGGCTGATCCCCGAGGCCCAGAGCCTTCCGGACACCGACTGGCACATCCCCAGGCTTTATGAGTTCGCTGCTGAACTGGGCGCCAGCACCTTGGCTGCCGAGTATTCACGGTTCGTCGTCGATCTGAACCGTCCCGCCGATGACAAACCAATGTACGTCGGCGCCACCACCGGCTTGTACCCGGCGACCTTGTTCGATGGCGTGCCGTTGTTTCGCGAAGGGCTGGAGCCGTCGGTTGAGGAGCGGGCGACTTATCTACAACAGGTCTGGATGCCGTACCACCAAGCCTTGCAGCAGGAACTGGCGCGGCTCAAGGCTGAGTTCGGCTATGCCTTGCTGTTCGATGCGCATTCGATCCGCTCGGTGATCCCGCACCTGTTCGACGGCAAGCTGCCGGACTTCAACCTCGGTACATTCAACGGCGCCAGTTGCGACCCGGCGCTGGCCAGCCAGCTCGAAGCCATTTGTGCGCGTCACGGCGCGTACACCCATGTGCTCAACGGGCGCTTCAAAGGCGGGCACATCACGCGGCACTACGGCAACCCGGCTGAAGACATCCACGCCGTGCAGCTGGAACTGTGCCAGAGCACCTATATGGAAGAGTTCGAACCGTTCAACTACCGCGCCGACCTGGCGGAACCGACGCAGGTGGTGCTCAAGGCGTTGCTCGAAGGCTTGTTGGCGTGGGGGCGGCAGACCTACAAACACTAA
- the hutI gene encoding imidazolonepropionase: MKTLWQNCHAATMAQGVYSIIEDAAIVTQGEHIQWIGPRTELPTGDYPAVNDLKGAWVTPGLIDCHTHSVFGGNRSGEFEQRLQGASYAEIAAAGGGIASTVRATRAASEDELFASAAKRLKSLMRDGVTTVEIKSGYGLDLTSERKILRVIRRLGAELPVSVRSTCLAAHALPPEYADPADDYIEHICSEMLPALAAEGLVDAVDAFCEYLAFSPAQVERVFITAQRLGLPVKLHAEQLSSLHGSSLAARYQALSADHLEFMTEDDARAMAESGTVAVLLPGAFYFLRETQLPPMDALRKHGVKIAVASDLNPGTSPALSLRLMLNMACTCFRMTPEEALAGATIHAAQALGMAATHGSLEAGKVADFVAWHIDRPADLSYWLGGDLEKRVVRHGVEID, translated from the coding sequence ATGAAAACCCTCTGGCAAAACTGCCACGCCGCCACCATGGCCCAGGGCGTCTACTCGATCATCGAAGACGCCGCCATCGTCACCCAAGGCGAGCACATTCAATGGATCGGTCCGCGTACCGAGCTGCCGACGGGCGACTACCCGGCGGTCAACGATCTCAAGGGCGCCTGGGTCACGCCGGGGCTGATCGATTGTCACACCCACAGCGTGTTTGGCGGTAACCGCAGCGGTGAATTCGAACAGCGCCTGCAAGGCGCCAGCTACGCCGAAATCGCCGCAGCCGGCGGCGGCATCGCCAGTACCGTGCGCGCCACCCGCGCTGCCAGTGAAGACGAGTTGTTCGCCAGCGCCGCCAAGCGCCTGAAAAGCCTGATGCGTGACGGCGTAACCACGGTTGAAATCAAGTCCGGCTACGGCCTGGACCTGACAAGCGAGCGCAAGATCCTGCGTGTCATCCGTCGCCTCGGCGCCGAGTTGCCGGTCAGCGTGCGCAGCACCTGCCTGGCAGCCCACGCCTTGCCGCCGGAATACGCTGATCCCGCTGATGACTACATTGAGCATATCTGCAGCGAGATGCTCCCGGCCCTGGCGGCCGAAGGCTTGGTGGACGCGGTAGATGCCTTTTGCGAATACCTGGCGTTTTCTCCGGCGCAGGTCGAGCGGGTGTTCATCACCGCGCAACGATTGGGGCTGCCGGTGAAGCTGCACGCCGAGCAACTGTCGTCGCTGCACGGCTCAAGCCTGGCGGCGCGGTACCAGGCGCTGTCGGCCGATCACTTGGAATTCATGACCGAGGACGATGCCAGGGCCATGGCCGAATCCGGCACGGTGGCGGTGTTGCTGCCGGGCGCGTTCTATTTCCTGCGTGAAACCCAACTGCCGCCCATGGACGCCTTGCGCAAGCACGGCGTGAAAATCGCCGTGGCCAGCGACCTCAACCCCGGGACGTCGCCGGCGTTGTCGCTGCGCTTGATGTTGAACATGGCTTGCACGTGTTTCCGGATGACGCCTGAAGAAGCCTTGGCCGGTGCGACAATCCACGCGGCCCAGGCCTTGGGCATGGCGGCTACCCACGGTTCGCTGGAGGCCGGCAAGGTGGCGGATTTTGTCGCCTGGCACATCGACCGGCCGGCCGACCTGTCTTACTGGCTCGGCGGTGACCTGGAAAAACGCGTCGTGCGCCACGGCGTCGAAATTGATTAA
- the hutH gene encoding histidine ammonia-lyase, protein MTALNLIPGQLSLAQLRDIYQQPVTLSLDASASAQIEASVACVEQILAENRTAYGINTGFGLLASTRIASEDLENLQRSLVLSHAAGVGEPISDALVRLVMVLKVNSLSRGFSGIRRQVIDALIALINAEVYPHIPLKGSVGASGDLAPLAHMSLVLLGEGKARYKGEWLPAVDALKVAGLAPLTLAAKEGLALLNGTQVSTAFALRGLFEGEDLFAGALALGSLTVEAVLGSRSPFDARIHAARGQKGQIDAAAAYRELLGERSEVSDSHQNCDKVQDPYSLRCQPQVMGACLTQFRQAAEVLVIEANAVSDNPLVFAAEGDVISGGNFHAEPVAMAADNMALAIAEIGSLSERRISLMMDKHMSQLPPFLVANGGVNSGFMIAQVTAAALASENKALSHPHSVDSLPTSANQEDHVSMAPAAGKRLWEMAENTRGILAVEWLAACQGLDLRGGLKTSSKLEQVRALLRAEVPFYEKDRFFAPDINAATELLASRCLNELVTAQLLPSL, encoded by the coding sequence ATGACTGCCTTGAACCTGATCCCCGGCCAACTGAGCCTGGCTCAATTGCGTGACATCTACCAACAGCCGGTGACCCTCAGTCTCGACGCCAGCGCCTCGGCGCAGATCGAAGCCAGCGTCGCCTGCGTGGAACAGATTCTCGCCGAGAACCGCACCGCCTACGGCATCAACACCGGTTTCGGCCTGCTGGCCTCGACCCGCATCGCCAGCGAAGACTTGGAAAACCTGCAGCGCTCCCTGGTGTTGTCCCATGCCGCCGGCGTGGGCGAACCGATCAGCGATGCATTGGTGCGCCTGGTCATGGTGCTCAAGGTCAACAGCCTGAGCCGCGGATTTTCCGGCATCCGTCGGCAGGTGATCGATGCGCTGATCGCGCTGATCAATGCCGAGGTCTACCCGCATATCCCGCTGAAAGGTTCGGTCGGCGCTTCCGGCGACCTCGCGCCGCTGGCCCACATGTCCCTGGTGCTGCTGGGCGAAGGCAAGGCCCGCTACAAAGGCGAATGGCTGCCGGCGGTCGACGCACTGAAAGTGGCCGGCCTCGCGCCGCTGACCCTGGCGGCGAAAGAAGGCCTGGCGCTGCTCAACGGCACCCAGGTATCCACCGCGTTTGCCTTGCGTGGCCTGTTTGAAGGCGAAGACCTGTTCGCCGGCGCCCTGGCCCTGGGCAGCCTGACGGTGGAAGCGGTGCTCGGTTCGCGCTCGCCGTTCGATGCACGCATCCATGCCGCACGCGGCCAGAAAGGCCAGATCGATGCCGCCGCCGCTTACCGCGAGCTGCTGGGCGAGCGCAGCGAAGTGTCCGATTCGCACCAGAACTGCGACAAAGTCCAAGACCCGTACTCCCTGCGCTGCCAGCCGCAAGTGATGGGCGCCTGCCTGACCCAGTTCCGCCAGGCCGCCGAAGTGCTGGTGATCGAAGCCAACGCGGTGTCGGATAACCCGCTGGTATTCGCCGCCGAGGGCGACGTGATCTCCGGCGGCAACTTCCACGCCGAACCGGTGGCCATGGCCGCCGACAACATGGCGTTGGCGATTGCCGAGATCGGCTCCCTGAGCGAACGCCGGATTTCGTTAATGATGGACAAGCACATGTCGCAACTGCCGCCGTTCCTGGTGGCCAATGGCGGGGTGAACTCCGGCTTCATGATCGCTCAGGTCACTGCCGCCGCACTGGCCAGCGAAAACAAGGCGCTGTCCCATCCTCATTCGGTGGACAGCCTGCCAACGTCCGCCAACCAGGAGGACCACGTCTCCATGGCCCCAGCCGCTGGCAAGCGCCTGTGGGAAATGGCCGAGAACACCCGTGGGATCCTGGCGGTTGAATGGCTGGCGGCTTGCCAAGGCTTGGACCTGCGGGGCGGCTTGAAGACTTCCTCGAAGCTGGAACAGGTCCGTGCTCTCTTGCGGGCAGAAGTGCCGTTTTATGAAAAGGACCGGTTCTTTGCGCCGGACATCAACGCAGCCACTGAACTGTTGGCCAGTCGTTGCCTGAACGAGCTGGTCACGGCGCAATTGTTGCCGAGCCTGTAA
- the hutH gene encoding histidine ammonia-lyase, with protein sequence MSQAEKIVIADAPLRWQDVVAVARFGAVLELSAQAWARIDNAQAIVQRIVESGERAYGVNTGLGALCNVSLKDEQLSQLSRNTLLSHACGVGAPLADEQVRAILCAAILNYSQGKSGIHRRVVEALLALLNQGITPQVPSQGSVGYLTHMAHISIALLGVGNVSYRGQIVSAQQALAAEGLQAVQLGAKDGLCLVNGTPCMTGLSCLALADATRLLQWADVVGAMSFEAQRGQIAAFDAEIIALKPHPGMQQVGVNLRALLDGSEVIASSLGIRTQDALSIRSIPQVHGAARDQLAHARQQIETELNAATDNPLLLGTPENFRVMSQANPHGQSVAMAADLLAIAMAEIGSIAERRLDRLINPHVSGLPAFLVANPGVNSGMMIVQYVAASLCAENRQLAQPAVLDNFVTSGLQEDHLSMGTNAALKLHRALENCTQILAIEYLLAAQAFEFLKTQRFGAGTDIAWKLLRQRVPAYDQDRWLAPDIASAAEVLKDPNLLRSVLPNLN encoded by the coding sequence ATGTCCCAGGCTGAAAAAATCGTAATCGCCGACGCCCCGTTACGTTGGCAGGATGTGGTCGCCGTCGCCCGCTTCGGCGCGGTGCTCGAGCTGTCGGCCCAGGCCTGGGCGCGGATCGACAATGCCCAGGCCATCGTGCAGCGCATCGTCGAAAGCGGCGAGCGCGCCTATGGCGTCAACACCGGCCTGGGGGCCCTGTGCAATGTCTCGCTCAAGGACGAACAGCTCAGCCAACTGTCGCGCAACACCTTGCTCAGCCATGCCTGTGGCGTCGGCGCGCCGCTGGCCGATGAGCAGGTCCGGGCGATTCTCTGCGCCGCCATCCTCAACTACAGCCAGGGCAAGTCCGGTATTCATCGCCGGGTAGTGGAAGCCCTGTTGGCGCTGCTCAACCAGGGCATCACGCCACAAGTGCCGTCCCAGGGATCGGTGGGTTACCTGACCCACATGGCTCACATCAGCATCGCGCTGCTGGGCGTGGGCAACGTCAGCTATCGTGGGCAAATCGTGTCGGCACAACAGGCCTTGGCCGCCGAAGGGCTGCAAGCGGTACAGCTGGGTGCCAAGGACGGTTTGTGCCTGGTCAACGGTACGCCGTGCATGACCGGCCTCAGCTGCCTGGCCCTGGCCGATGCCACGCGACTGCTCCAATGGGCCGATGTAGTCGGCGCCATGAGTTTCGAAGCCCAGCGCGGGCAAATCGCCGCGTTCGATGCCGAGATCATCGCCCTCAAGCCGCATCCGGGCATGCAACAGGTCGGGGTCAACTTGCGGGCCCTGCTGGACGGCAGCGAAGTCATCGCTTCAAGCCTGGGCATTCGCACCCAGGATGCCTTGAGCATTCGCTCGATCCCCCAGGTGCATGGCGCCGCTCGCGATCAGTTGGCCCACGCGCGGCAGCAGATCGAAACCGAACTCAACGCCGCCACCGATAACCCGCTGTTGCTGGGCACACCGGAAAATTTCCGTGTCATGTCCCAGGCCAATCCCCACGGCCAATCGGTGGCGATGGCGGCTGACCTGCTGGCGATTGCCATGGCCGAGATCGGCTCCATCGCCGAGCGCCGCCTCGATCGCCTGATCAATCCTCATGTCAGCGGCTTGCCGGCCTTCCTGGTGGCCAATCCCGGGGTGAATTCGGGGATGATGATCGTGCAATACGTGGCGGCGTCGTTGTGTGCAGAAAATCGCCAACTGGCGCAACCGGCCGTGCTCGACAACTTCGTCACCTCGGGCCTGCAGGAAGATCATCTGAGCATGGGCACCAACGCCGCGCTCAAGCTGCACAGGGCATTGGAAAACTGCACGCAGATCCTCGCCATCGAATATCTGCTGGCGGCCCAGGCGTTTGAATTTCTTAAAACGCAGCGCTTCGGCGCCGGCACCGATATCGCCTGGAAACTATTGCGTCAGCGCGTTCCGGCTTATGACCAGGATCGCTGGTTGGCGCCGGATATTGCCAGTGCCGCCGAAGTCCTCAAGGACCCCAATCTGCTGCGCAGCGTGTTACCGAATTTGAATTGA
- a CDS encoding quaternary amine ABC transporter ATP-binding protein: MSNAAISKIEVKNVFKIFGNRSKEALALIHQNKTKDQVLAETGCVVGVNDLSLSIGTGEIFVIMGLSGSGKSTLVRHFNRLIDPTSGAILVDGEDILKLDMDALREFRRHKISMVFQSFGLLPHKSVLDNVAYGLKVRGESKQVCAERALHWINTVGLKGYENKYPHQLSGGMRQRVGLARALAADTDIILMDEAFSALDPLIRAEMQDQLLELQKTLHKTIVFITHDLDEAVRIGNRIAILKDGKLIQVGTPREILHSPADEYVDRFVQRRAAVV, encoded by the coding sequence ATGAGCAACGCAGCCATCAGCAAGATCGAAGTGAAGAACGTCTTCAAGATTTTCGGCAATCGCTCCAAGGAAGCCTTGGCGCTGATCCACCAGAACAAGACCAAGGATCAGGTGCTGGCCGAAACCGGCTGCGTGGTCGGCGTAAACGATTTGTCGCTGAGCATCGGCACCGGCGAGATTTTCGTGATCATGGGCTTGTCCGGTTCCGGCAAGTCCACCCTGGTGCGCCATTTCAACCGACTGATCGACCCTACCAGCGGCGCGATCCTGGTGGACGGTGAAGACATCCTGAAACTGGACATGGACGCGTTGCGCGAATTTCGCCGGCACAAGATCAGCATGGTGTTCCAGAGCTTCGGCCTGCTGCCGCATAAAAGCGTGCTGGACAACGTCGCCTACGGCTTGAAAGTGCGCGGTGAGAGCAAGCAGGTGTGCGCCGAACGAGCGCTGCACTGGATCAACACCGTGGGGTTGAAAGGCTACGAGAATAAATATCCGCACCAACTTTCCGGCGGCATGCGTCAGCGTGTGGGCCTGGCCCGTGCCCTGGCGGCGGACACCGACATCATCCTGATGGACGAAGCCTTCAGCGCCCTCGACCCGCTGATCCGCGCCGAAATGCAGGATCAGTTGCTGGAGCTGCAAAAGACCTTGCACAAGACCATCGTCTTCATCACCCACGACCTCGACGAGGCCGTGCGCATTGGCAACCGCATCGCGATTCTCAAGGACGGCAAGCTGATCCAGGTTGGCACCCCCCGGGAAATCCTGCACTCGCCAGCGGATGAATATGTCGATCGGTTTGTGCAGCGGCGCGCGGCGGTGGTTTGA
- a CDS encoding ABC transporter permease, with the protein MFPESFTFSIADWVNGWVDALVTNYGDVFRQISDTLLWAIVNLEGLLRMAPWWLMLAIVGGIAWHATRKVVATAVIVGLLFLVGAVGLWDKLMQTLALMLVATLISVLIGIPLGILSARSNRLRSVLMPLLDIMQTMPSFVYLIPVLMLFGLGKVPAIFATVIYAAPPLIRLTDLGIRQVDGEVMEAINAFGANRWQQLFGVQLPLALPSIMAGINQTTMMALSMVVIASMIGARGLGEDVLVGIQTLNVGRGLEAGLAIVILAVVIDRITQAYGRPRHEVSK; encoded by the coding sequence ATGTTTCCCGAAAGTTTTACCTTCTCCATCGCCGACTGGGTCAACGGTTGGGTCGACGCTCTGGTGACCAACTATGGCGATGTGTTCCGGCAGATATCCGACACGCTGCTGTGGGCCATCGTCAACCTCGAAGGCCTGCTGCGCATGGCCCCCTGGTGGTTGATGCTGGCCATCGTCGGCGGCATCGCCTGGCATGCCACCCGCAAGGTCGTGGCCACGGCGGTGATCGTCGGCCTGCTGTTTCTGGTGGGCGCGGTGGGCCTGTGGGACAAACTGATGCAGACCCTCGCGCTGATGCTGGTCGCGACGCTGATTTCAGTGTTGATCGGCATTCCCCTGGGCATTCTTTCGGCGCGCAGCAATCGCCTGCGTTCGGTGCTGATGCCGTTGCTGGACATCATGCAGACCATGCCAAGCTTCGTGTACCTGATTCCGGTGTTGATGCTGTTCGGCCTGGGCAAGGTCCCGGCGATTTTCGCCACGGTGATCTACGCCGCGCCACCCTTGATTCGCCTGACCGACCTGGGCATTCGCCAAGTGGACGGCGAAGTGATGGAAGCCATCAACGCCTTCGGCGCCAACCGCTGGCAACAGCTGTTCGGCGTGCAACTGCCGCTGGCCCTGCCGAGCATCATGGCCGGGATCAACCAGACCACCATGATGGCCCTGTCGATGGTGGTGATCGCCTCGATGATCGGCGCCCGTGGCCTGGGCGAGGACGTGCTGGTGGGCATCCAGACCCTCAACGTCGGACGCGGCCTGGAAGCCGGCCTGGCCATCGTGATCCTCGCCGTGGTCATCGACCGCATTACCCAGGCCTATGGTCGTCCTCGGCATGAGGTGAGCAAATGA
- a CDS encoding ABC transporter substrate-binding protein → MKTNKTLLTTLLSMGLLASAGATQAAGWCESGKPVKFAGLNWESAMLLTDVLQVVLEKGYDCKTDSLPGNSITMENALSSNDIQVFAEEWVGRSEVWNKAEKAGKVVGVGAPVVGAIEGWYVPRYVVEGDAKRKLEAKAPGLKNIADLGQYAAVFKDPEEPSKGRFYNCPAGWTCELDNSEMLKSYGLEKTYTNFRPGTGPALDAAVLSSYKRGEPILFYYWSPTPLMGQVDLVKLEEKPGVDKSVNIKVGLSKTFHEQAPELVAVLEKVNLPIDILNQNLGRMAKERIESPKLAKIFLKEHPEVWHAWVSDDAAKKIDAAL, encoded by the coding sequence ATGAAAACGAACAAGACCCTGCTGACCACGTTGCTTTCCATGGGCCTGCTGGCCAGTGCCGGCGCCACGCAAGCGGCGGGTTGGTGCGAGTCGGGTAAACCGGTGAAGTTCGCCGGCCTGAACTGGGAAAGCGCCATGCTGCTGACCGATGTCCTGCAAGTGGTGCTGGAAAAAGGCTACGACTGCAAGACCGACAGCCTGCCGGGCAACTCCATCACCATGGAGAACGCCCTGAGCAGCAACGACATCCAGGTATTTGCCGAAGAATGGGTCGGCCGCAGCGAAGTCTGGAACAAGGCCGAGAAGGCCGGCAAAGTGGTTGGCGTCGGCGCCCCGGTCGTGGGCGCCATCGAAGGCTGGTACGTGCCGCGCTACGTGGTTGAAGGTGACGCCAAGCGCAAGCTCGAAGCCAAGGCGCCGGGCCTGAAGAACATTGCCGACCTGGGCCAGTACGCTGCCGTGTTCAAGGACCCGGAAGAACCGTCCAAGGGCCGTTTCTATAATTGCCCGGCCGGTTGGACCTGTGAGCTGGACAACAGCGAAATGCTGAAAAGCTATGGCCTGGAAAAAACCTACACCAACTTCCGTCCAGGCACCGGCCCGGCCCTGGATGCCGCAGTGCTGTCGAGCTACAAGCGTGGCGAGCCGATCCTGTTCTACTACTGGTCGCCAACGCCGCTGATGGGCCAGGTGGACCTGGTTAAACTGGAAGAAAAACCCGGCGTGGATAAAAGCGTGAACATCAAGGTCGGCCTGTCCAAGACCTTCCACGAACAAGCCCCGGAGCTGGTAGCGGTGCTGGAAAAGGTCAACCTGCCCATCGATATCTTGAACCAGAACCTTGGACGCATGGCCAAGGAGCGGATCGAGTCGCCGAAACTGGCGAAGATCTTCCTGAAGGAACATCCTGAAGTCTGGCACGCCTGGGTAAGCGACGACGCTGCCAAGAAAATCGACGCGGCTCTGTAG
- a CDS encoding purine-cytosine permease family protein — protein sequence MAVTSTRASSKPLIEKRSIDYIPEAERHGRLLSQFTLWMGANLQITAIVTGALAVVLGGDVFWSLIGLLIGQLLGGGVMALHAAQGPKLGLPQMISSRVQFGVYGAAIPIVLVCLMYLGFTATGTVLSGQALGQLFSVSDSVGILIFASVIVLVTVLGYRVIHFIGRVASVIGVIAFVYLFARLISQTDVGALLQIRHFSWSSFLLAVSLAASWQIAFGPYVADYSRYLPSKTSSVKTFFAAGAGSVIGAQVAMILGVFAAASANGQFAGHEVAYIVGLGGTGATAALLYFSIAFGKVTISTLNSYGSFMCIATIISGFRGHLNVTRLQRLVFVLVIVGTATLIALLGQHSFLGAFKSFILFLLAFFTPWSAINLVDYYCITREHYDVPALADPSGRYGRWNPLGISIYVFGVLVQLPFIATKFYTGPLVEAMGGVDISWIIGLVVPAALYYVCAKKWHSAVPDQLILPVEQDAVDAQPSRAGRIQAV from the coding sequence ATGGCTGTCACCAGCACACGCGCAAGCAGCAAGCCGTTGATCGAAAAACGTTCGATCGACTACATCCCGGAAGCGGAGAGACATGGTCGTCTGTTGAGCCAGTTCACCCTCTGGATGGGGGCCAACCTGCAGATCACGGCAATTGTCACCGGTGCCTTGGCGGTGGTGCTGGGCGGTGATGTGTTCTGGTCGTTGATCGGTTTGCTGATCGGCCAACTGCTCGGCGGTGGCGTCATGGCGTTGCATGCCGCCCAAGGGCCCAAGCTTGGCCTGCCGCAGATGATCTCCAGCCGGGTGCAGTTTGGTGTTTATGGCGCGGCGATCCCGATCGTGTTGGTGTGCCTGATGTACCTGGGTTTCACCGCAACCGGAACCGTGCTTTCCGGCCAGGCGCTGGGCCAGTTGTTTAGCGTCAGCGACAGTGTTGGCATCCTCATTTTTGCCAGCGTCATCGTGCTGGTCACGGTGCTCGGGTATCGGGTGATTCACTTCATTGGCCGTGTCGCCAGTGTGATTGGTGTGATTGCCTTTGTTTACCTGTTCGCTCGCCTGATCAGCCAGACGGACGTTGGCGCACTCCTGCAAATCCGCCATTTCAGCTGGAGCAGTTTCCTGCTGGCGGTGTCGCTCGCGGCCTCTTGGCAGATCGCGTTCGGCCCCTACGTGGCGGATTATTCGCGTTACCTGCCGAGCAAGACTTCCTCGGTAAAGACTTTCTTTGCCGCTGGCGCCGGTTCGGTCATCGGTGCACAGGTGGCGATGATCCTCGGTGTGTTTGCCGCCGCTTCGGCCAACGGGCAGTTCGCCGGTCATGAAGTGGCCTACATCGTTGGCCTGGGGGGTACCGGCGCCACCGCTGCGTTGCTGTATTTCAGCATCGCGTTCGGCAAGGTCACCATCTCGACGCTGAACTCCTACGGCAGCTTCATGTGCATCGCGACCATCATCAGCGGTTTTCGTGGCCACCTGAACGTAACGCGCTTGCAACGTCTGGTCTTCGTGCTGGTCATCGTCGGTACCGCGACCCTGATCGCGCTGCTCGGCCAGCATTCTTTCCTCGGCGCGTTCAAGTCTTTCATCCTGTTCTTGCTCGCATTCTTTACGCCCTGGAGCGCGATCAACCTGGTGGACTACTACTGCATCACTCGCGAGCACTATGACGTGCCGGCGCTGGCCGACCCGAGCGGTCGCTACGGTCGTTGGAATCCCCTTGGCATCAGCATCTATGTCTTCGGTGTCCTGGTTCAATTGCCGTTCATCGCCACCAAGTTCTATACCGGTCCGCTGGTGGAAGCCATGGGTGGCGTGGATATTTCCTGGATCATCGGCCTGGTGGTTCCGGCGGCGCTCTATTACGTCTGCGCCAAGAAATGGCACAGCGCTGTACCTGATCAATTGATCCTGCCGGTCGAGCAGGACGCGGTTGACGCACAACCGAGCAGGGCGGGCCGCATCCAAGCGGTCTGA